TATTTTAGCGCCCCTTCGCCCCGCGGCCCACCCGGCTCCCTGCCCTCTTTTTCTAAGGAAATCTAGGAAGTTTTTGCTTGTAAAGATAGAAAGTTAGTAAACTCTACCATCTCTTCCAATTTTTTCATCGCTTTTCCACTATCAATTATCTCTTGTGCATAACTAATGCCTTTTTCTAAACTGTTGACTTTGTTTGCCACATATAACCCGGCTGCCGAATTCAAAACGACCACATCCCTTTTGGGACCCATTTCACCGTTAAATATGTTTAATATTATTCTTCTATTTTCTTCTGCGCTTCCGCCTTGGATCTCTTGTATGATGCATTTTTTCAGCCCTAAATCTTCCGGGGATATTTCTAACTTTTCTATCTTACCTTCATTTAAAAACGCCACTTTATTCTTTCCTGACAGAGAAAATTCATCTATGCCTTCCGAACCATGAACAACCATCGCTCTTTTAACTCCCAAGTTATTCAAAACCTCTGCTATGGGGTAAACCAAGTTTGGATCGTATATACCCATTAATTGATATTTTACATTTGCAGGATTCGTTAAGGGTCCTAATACGTTAAAAATGGTTCTTATTCCTAATTCTTTTCTTGGTACAGCAGCATGTTTAGTAGCTTTATGAAAATCTTGAGCAAAAAGAAAGGCTATATTTATCTCTTTCAAACATCTTTCAATTGAAGAAGGGGGTAATGATATATTGACTCCAAGAGATTCTAAAACATCAGCACTCCCACTTTTACTTGATACAGATCTGTTACCGTGTTTTGCAACAACCACCCCAGCTGCTGCCAAGATAAAGGATACAGCGGTAGAAATGTTGAAGGTTCCCTTAGCATCTCCACCTGTTCCACATGTATCCATAAGTTCGCCGCTTTCAATACTTATTGGTGTTGCTTTTTCTTTCATAACTTTTGCACTTGCTGTGATTTCTTCCACCGTTTCTCCTTTCATATGCAGAGCAACTAAAAAACCAGAAAGTTGACTGTGAGTTACTTTACCTTCCATAATCATCTCCATCGCCTGTTCCATCTCGTCCAAGCTCAAATTTTCACCTTTTACAACTTTTTGAAGATAGTAATTAAACATAGCTGACACCCCTTTCAACTTTAATATTTACAAAATTCTCTATCAATTTCGGTCCCACTGTTGTTAATATAGATTCTGGATGGAATTGTACCCCATATATTTGGTAACTAATGTGCCTTAAGGCCATGATCTCTCCGTCTTGTGTAGAGGCGGTTATTTTTAATTCTTTCGGGAACATCTCGTTTGACACGATAAGTGAATGGTATCTGGTAGCTTCAAAGGGGCTATCTATACCTTGAAATATATCCTTTTTTTCTTTGATATATATCTTAGAAGTCTTTCCATGGAATATCTCTTTTGCTCTGACAACCTTTCCATTGAAAGCCTCGGCAATGCACTGATGGCCTAAACAGATTCCAAGAATTGGAATTACTCCTTTGAAGTGTTTAATCATTTCGATGGAAATCCCAGCATCTTTGGGAATACCTGGACCCGGAGAAATTATTATGTGAGAAGGCTTGAGCATTTCAATATCTTTTACAGTTACTTTGTCGTTTCTATAGACCAAAACATCATCGAACTCACATGCTGTTTGATATATGTTGTAGGTGAATGAGTCGTAATTGTCTATCAAAAGAATCATCTCAACAATCCCCCTTTTCTAAAGATTTGAACATCGCCATTGCTTTGTTGACTGTTTCATAATACTCATTTTCACCGATGGAATAAGATACTATCCCAGCACCAGCTTGTATCCTTACTTCATTTTCTTTGCATACCATCGTCCTGATTGCGATACTTGTATCTAAATTTCCTTTTGTATCAATGTAACCAACTACACCGGCATAGATTTCTCTTGGTTCGTCTTCCAATTCATCAATTATTTCAATTGCCCTAATCTTTGGTGCTCCTGATACAGTCCCCGCTGGGAACAAAGATTTCAATACATCAAGTGAGTTTAAATAATCCTTTTTTAAACCTTCAACTTGCGAATAGATGTGCATCACATGTGAATATTTTTCAATTCCAAAAAATTTTGTGACCTTAACACTTCCTTCTTTACATACCCTGCCTAAATCGTTCCTTGCAAGATCAACCAGCATTATGTGTTCTGCCCTTTCTTTCTCATCACTTAAGAGTTCTTTTTCTATGACTTCATCTGCTTTGGGAGTTTCCCCCCTCTTTCTTGTACCAGCAAGGGGCCTGGTGATTACTCTTTGTCCTTCAACTTTTACGAGCATTTCTGGAGAAGAGCCAATAATGGTTGCTTCTGGAAAATTAAGATAAAACATGTAAGGTGAAGGGTTTATCTTTCTTAGATTTTCATATATTTCAAAAGGATGTTGCGTTATTTTGCAAGAAAACCTTTGAGATAAGACGATTTGAAAAGCCTCACCAGCGTTTATATAATTTTTTGTTTTTTCTACTTTTTCAATGAATTCTTCTTTACTTGTGTGGTGTTTGATCTTCAATTTGACTTGATCATTGTTTCTTTCTTCTTCCTTTTGAGTAGAAGTTTTTTCTAAATCTTTTAATATCTGATGATTTTCATGTTTAGCCAAAGAAATTCGACTTTCTATATCTTCCTCTGATCCACTATCGACAACATTTACCAAATACCCCACTTTTTCACTTTGATCTAATATCAATGAGATTCTTGGAAACACTAATATAGATAGTGGTAAATCTCCATGTTTGAGATCTTTATCCATTTCATTATGGTATATATCTTCCCAAATAGAAATAATCTCATAACCGAAGTATCCGACAAAACTTGCAAATAAATCTGGGATATTTAGAATACTTTCATACTGAATACTTTCT
This sequence is a window from Petrotoga miotherma DSM 10691. Protein-coding genes within it:
- a CDS encoding anthranilate synthase component I family protein gives rise to the protein MYTKKSVINQSILPIIEKINVENPDSMVIYKKIALNNPYSFILENLSINEKKYSFIGITPLKVVKLNYIAKNKTKLNFFEKGKTFLDESTDYISFLKEQLESIQYESILNIPDLFASFVGYFGYEIISIWEDIYHNEMDKDLKHGDLPLSILVFPRISLILDQSEKVGYLVNVVDSGSEEDIESRISLAKHENHQILKDLEKTSTQKEEERNNDQVKLKIKHHTSKEEFIEKVEKTKNYINAGEAFQIVLSQRFSCKITQHPFEIYENLRKINPSPYMFYLNFPEATIIGSSPEMLVKVEGQRVITRPLAGTRKRGETPKADEVIEKELLSDEKERAEHIMLVDLARNDLGRVCKEGSVKVTKFFGIEKYSHVMHIYSQVEGLKKDYLNSLDVLKSLFPAGTVSGAPKIRAIEIIDELEDEPREIYAGVVGYIDTKGNLDTSIAIRTMVCKENEVRIQAGAGIVSYSIGENEYYETVNKAMAMFKSLEKGDC
- the trpD gene encoding anthranilate phosphoribosyltransferase; the encoded protein is MFNYYLQKVVKGENLSLDEMEQAMEMIMEGKVTHSQLSGFLVALHMKGETVEEITASAKVMKEKATPISIESGELMDTCGTGGDAKGTFNISTAVSFILAAAGVVVAKHGNRSVSSKSGSADVLESLGVNISLPPSSIERCLKEINIAFLFAQDFHKATKHAAVPRKELGIRTIFNVLGPLTNPANVKYQLMGIYDPNLVYPIAEVLNNLGVKRAMVVHGSEGIDEFSLSGKNKVAFLNEGKIEKLEISPEDLGLKKCIIQEIQGGSAEENRRIILNIFNGEMGPKRDVVVLNSAAGLYVANKVNSLEKGISYAQEIIDSGKAMKKLEEMVEFTNFLSLQAKTS
- a CDS encoding anthranilate synthase component II, with product MILLIDNYDSFTYNIYQTACEFDDVLVYRNDKVTVKDIEMLKPSHIIISPGPGIPKDAGISIEMIKHFKGVIPILGICLGHQCIAEAFNGKVVRAKEIFHGKTSKIYIKEKKDIFQGIDSPFEATRYHSLIVSNEMFPKELKITASTQDGEIMALRHISYQIYGVQFHPESILTTVGPKLIENFVNIKVERGVSYV